The following are encoded in a window of Acidobacteriota bacterium genomic DNA:
- a CDS encoding carboxypeptidase regulatory-like domain-containing protein: protein MKPSWRVLLCLALSIAMATVGVVSLSAQGVTTGALGGTVTDESGGALPGVTIEAVHEPTGTRYTAVTRADGEYSIFNVRVGGPYDVTASLEGFATQEQTDIFVKLGGEAEVDFRLTLGAIEDTVTVVGQTSPLFDSSRTGAASSVGLEQIQALPTVGRGLEDFARTNPFFTVSSENEDPDAISVAGRSSRYNNIQIDGAVNNDLFGLADQGTPGGQADATPISLDAIQEIELVLADYDVRQGGFSGGSVNAITRSGSNDLAGSVFYFTRDDGLVGSGPDSLGEFGTFEEDQYGFRLGGKIVENKMFFFVNGEITDRTVPTGWSVDGTGGQQFLNGDAVEAGQIFRDTLISRYGFDPGGLGEQSLDTPSDKFFGRLDFNIADNHQLTLRHNFVDAENDINRPGTRTFEFPSETYTITNETNSTVLQLNSVLGSNKFNEARITLQSIKDRRAGIDGVIFPFIEIENVIPGTGREFEAGTEPFSTQNALDQDVFEFTDDFTWIVGDHNITIGTHNEFFTFDNLFIQNFYGAYEFRTLDDFLAGEARRYRLTVVNPGQPDSQEFEVNQFGFYVGDQWAVRDNFTLTYGLRVDVPFFPDEPSRNPFTETAFGVRTDDIPDGEQLWQPRLGFNWDLSKTSQRQFRGGVGIFAGRAPYVWISNQYARTGVEQSFIEARNVQFNADPFNQPQDIGGASIGEFNFIDPDFQFPQVLRVNLAYDHELPWWGLVASIEGVYSDSQEEILYQNLNVRPTGATQPFDGRPIFETVDPSVTGAYLITNTSEGEQTNIAAKVEKPFGRGVWGFVSYTYGDSEVVNDGSSSRAVSNWQFNEALDPNNPGASRSDFEVEHRFVASLSYRFNRDSRYPTTASLFWNHQSGRPYSTTITGGFPFTSINGDGFTANDLFYVPSGPNDVELIGGTWEQLDAFISSDDCLDSNRGRIAPRNCSNAPWNSTLDLHLAQEIPIGFGHLEITADLLNLANLFDSDSGLLRFVEFNSITAGRFEGVTDDGRPIYLLFREVTDPENNPRFDTHNTRSRWRAKLGLRWTF from the coding sequence ATGAAACCTTCCTGGAGAGTCCTTCTCTGTCTGGCCCTGTCGATTGCCATGGCGACGGTCGGCGTGGTCAGTCTCAGTGCCCAGGGCGTCACCACCGGTGCCCTCGGCGGAACTGTGACCGACGAGAGTGGAGGCGCCCTGCCGGGTGTCACCATCGAGGCGGTGCACGAGCCCACCGGCACTCGCTACACCGCGGTGACCCGCGCCGACGGCGAGTACTCGATCTTCAACGTGCGCGTCGGCGGTCCCTACGACGTGACGGCCAGCCTCGAAGGCTTTGCCACCCAGGAGCAGACGGACATTTTCGTCAAGCTCGGCGGTGAGGCGGAGGTCGACTTCCGACTCACCCTCGGTGCCATCGAGGACACGGTGACGGTGGTCGGCCAGACCAGCCCGCTGTTCGACTCCTCGCGCACCGGCGCCGCCAGCAGCGTGGGTCTCGAGCAGATCCAGGCCCTGCCGACGGTTGGCCGTGGCCTCGAGGACTTCGCTCGCACCAATCCGTTCTTCACCGTGTCGTCGGAGAACGAGGACCCGGACGCGATCAGCGTCGCCGGCCGTAGCAGCCGCTACAACAACATTCAGATCGATGGTGCGGTCAACAACGATCTCTTCGGTCTCGCCGACCAGGGCACGCCCGGCGGCCAGGCCGATGCCACGCCGATCAGCCTCGACGCGATCCAGGAGATCGAGCTGGTGCTCGCCGACTACGACGTTCGCCAGGGCGGTTTCTCCGGCGGTAGCGTCAACGCCATCACCCGCAGCGGCTCGAACGACCTCGCCGGCTCGGTCTTCTACTTCACCCGTGACGACGGCCTGGTGGGCAGCGGCCCCGACTCGCTGGGCGAGTTCGGCACCTTCGAAGAGGACCAGTACGGCTTCCGCCTCGGCGGCAAGATCGTCGAGAACAAGATGTTCTTCTTCGTCAACGGCGAGATCACCGACCGCACGGTGCCCACCGGTTGGTCGGTCGACGGCACCGGTGGCCAGCAGTTCCTCAACGGCGATGCGGTCGAGGCCGGCCAGATCTTCCGCGACACGCTGATCAGCCGCTACGGTTTCGATCCGGGCGGTCTCGGCGAGCAGTCCCTCGATACGCCGTCGGACAAGTTCTTCGGTCGCCTCGACTTCAACATCGCCGACAATCACCAGCTCACGCTGCGGCACAACTTCGTCGATGCCGAGAACGACATCAATCGTCCGGGCACGCGAACCTTCGAGTTTCCGTCCGAGACCTACACCATCACCAACGAGACCAACTCGACGGTGCTGCAGCTCAACAGCGTCTTGGGCAGCAACAAGTTCAATGAGGCGCGGATCACCTTGCAGTCGATCAAGGACCGGCGGGCCGGTATCGATGGCGTGATCTTCCCGTTCATCGAGATCGAGAACGTCATTCCGGGCACCGGCCGTGAGTTCGAGGCCGGCACCGAGCCTTTCTCGACCCAGAACGCCCTCGACCAGGATGTCTTCGAGTTCACCGACGACTTCACCTGGATCGTCGGCGATCACAACATCACCATCGGCACTCACAACGAGTTCTTCACCTTCGACAATCTGTTCATTCAGAACTTCTACGGTGCCTACGAGTTCCGCACCCTCGACGACTTCCTCGCCGGCGAGGCGCGTCGTTACCGCCTGACGGTGGTCAACCCCGGGCAGCCGGACTCGCAGGAGTTCGAAGTCAACCAGTTCGGCTTCTACGTTGGCGACCAGTGGGCGGTGCGGGACAACTTCACCCTCACCTACGGCCTGCGCGTCGACGTGCCGTTCTTCCCGGACGAGCCGAGCCGCAATCCCTTCACGGAGACCGCCTTCGGCGTTCGCACCGACGACATCCCCGACGGGGAGCAGCTCTGGCAGCCGCGTCTCGGCTTCAACTGGGACCTGAGCAAGACCAGCCAGCGTCAGTTCCGTGGTGGTGTCGGCATCTTTGCCGGTCGCGCGCCCTACGTCTGGATTTCCAACCAGTATGCCCGCACCGGCGTCGAGCAGAGCTTCATCGAGGCTCGCAATGTCCAGTTCAACGCGGATCCCTTCAACCAGCCGCAGGACATCGGTGGAGCTTCGATCGGTGAGTTCAACTTCATCGATCCGGACTTCCAGTTCCCGCAGGTGCTGCGCGTCAACCTGGCCTACGATCACGAGCTGCCCTGGTGGGGCCTGGTGGCCTCCATCGAGGGTGTCTACTCGGACAGTCAGGAAGAGATCCTTTACCAGAACTTGAACGTTCGTCCGACGGGCGCCACCCAGCCCTTCGACGGCCGGCCGATCTTCGAGACGGTCGACCCGAGCGTCACCGGCGCCTACCTGATCACCAACACCAGCGAGGGCGAGCAGACCAATATCGCCGCCAAGGTCGAGAAGCCCTTCGGCCGCGGTGTCTGGGGCTTCGTCTCCTACACCTATGGCGACTCCGAGGTGGTCAACGACGGTTCCTCGAGCCGCGCGGTCTCCAACTGGCAGTTCAACGAGGCTCTCGATCCCAACAACCCCGGCGCCTCGAGGTCGGACTTCGAGGTCGAGCACCGTTTCGTGGCGTCGCTGTCGTACCGCTTCAACCGCGACAGCCGCTACCCGACGACTGCCTCGCTGTTCTGGAACCACCAGTCCGGTCGGCCCTACTCCACCACCATCACCGGCGGTTTCCCCTTCACCAGCATCAACGGTGACGGCTTCACTGCCAACGACCTGTTCTACGTGCCTTCGGGCCCGAACGACGTCGAGCTCATCGGCGGTACCTGGGAGCAGCTCGATGCCTTCATCTCGTCCGATGATTGCCTCGACAGCAACCGCGGTCGCATCGCGCCCCGCAACTGCAGCAACGCGCCCTGGAACAGCACCCTCGACCTGCACCTGGCGCAGGAGATCCCGATCGGCTTCGGCCACCTGGAGATCACCGCCGATCTGCTGAACCTGGCGAACCTGTTCGACAGCGACTCCGGTCTGCTGCGCTTCGTCGAGTTCAACAGCATCACGGCGGGTCGCTTCGAGGGCGTGACCGACGACGGTCGTCCGATTTACCTGCTGTTCCGCGAGGTCACCGATCCGGAGAACAACCCGCGCTTCGACACCCACAACACTCGCTCCCGCTGGCGGGCGAAGCTGGGCCTGCGCTGGACGTTCTAG